One region of Polynucleobacter sp. Adler-ghost genomic DNA includes:
- the glcF gene encoding glycolate oxidase subunit GlcF encodes MQTQLAPQFVNTPEGIEAARILGKCVHCGFCTATCPTYQLLGDELDGPRGRIYLIKQMAEGQAPTEKTRLHLDRCLTCRNCESTCPSGVQYGNLVDIGRKWAEENTPERPLGQRLTRWALKEGLTSPRLFNSAMAIGRLVRPLMPTGIQRKIPEAKNKALNSNTDPYARPQTSHSRKMLLLEGCVQPGMLPNINSATARVLDALKIQLIAAPNATCCGALRYHLNDQAGGLENAKQNIDAWWPQVEQGVEAIVMTASGCGVMVKDYGHLFSSDPQYAAKAKTISDLTRDISEILPALQEELVALVGADPKPGVVYHPPCTLQHGQQIRGKVEGLLTSIGIGVRLCADSHLCCGSAGTYSVTQPELSAQLRYNKLTHLNAACEESGAQVIVSGNIGCITHLQQDDTPVLHWIEIVDQLISQQSRIQ; translated from the coding sequence ATGCAAACTCAACTCGCCCCCCAATTCGTCAATACCCCTGAGGGAATTGAAGCCGCCAGAATTCTTGGAAAATGCGTGCACTGCGGCTTTTGCACGGCTACATGTCCCACCTATCAATTACTTGGTGATGAACTTGATGGTCCTCGAGGTCGCATCTACCTCATCAAGCAAATGGCAGAAGGCCAAGCCCCCACTGAAAAAACACGTCTGCATTTAGATCGCTGTCTCACTTGCCGTAATTGCGAGAGCACTTGTCCAAGCGGTGTGCAATATGGCAACTTAGTCGATATTGGTCGCAAGTGGGCAGAAGAAAATACTCCCGAGCGCCCTCTTGGTCAGCGCCTCACCCGCTGGGCTTTAAAAGAGGGCTTAACCAGTCCTAGGTTATTTAACTCCGCAATGGCGATTGGTCGCTTGGTTCGCCCGCTGATGCCGACTGGTATCCAACGCAAGATTCCGGAAGCCAAAAATAAAGCACTCAATTCAAATACAGATCCCTATGCAAGGCCGCAGACTAGCCACTCACGCAAGATGCTATTGCTCGAGGGTTGCGTTCAACCTGGCATGCTGCCAAACATCAACTCAGCAACGGCACGTGTTTTAGACGCCCTTAAGATTCAGTTAATTGCTGCGCCCAATGCTACTTGCTGTGGTGCATTGCGTTACCACCTAAATGATCAAGCTGGTGGCCTAGAAAATGCTAAACAAAATATCGATGCTTGGTGGCCGCAAGTTGAGCAAGGTGTTGAAGCTATTGTGATGACCGCTTCTGGTTGTGGCGTGATGGTCAAAGATTACGGCCATCTATTTTCGAGTGATCCTCAATATGCTGCTAAGGCCAAGACTATCTCCGATCTCACTAGAGATATTTCAGAAATATTGCCAGCGCTTCAGGAAGAACTCGTTGCGCTAGTGGGCGCTGATCCAAAGCCTGGTGTGGTGTATCACCCTCCCTGCACACTGCAACATGGTCAACAAATTCGGGGCAAGGTAGAAGGTCTTTTGACTAGTATTGGCATTGGAGTACGCCTATGTGCTGATAGCCATCTCTGCTGCGGCTCTGCGGGAACCTATTCAGTAACCCAGCCAGAACTCTCAGCACAGTTACGCTATAACAAGTTAACTCACCTCAATGCGGCCTGCGAAGAGTCTGGTGCACAAGTCATTGTTTCCGGAAATATTGGCTGCATCACCCACCTTCAACAAGATGACACTCCAGTCCTTCATTGGATCGAGATTGTTGACCAACTCATTAGCCAACAAAGCCGAATCCAATAA
- a CDS encoding YggS family pyridoxal phosphate-dependent enzyme: protein MSQVTTKLMMVRQRLELAALAAKREPEDIQLLAVSKTFPAIAVEEAMHAGQTAFGENYVQEGVDKIQQLSKLRPWLEWHFIGPLQSNKTRDVAEYFDWVHSIDRLKIAERLSSQRGEFSNLGPLQVCVQINVSEEDSKSGIPLEEVDALCDAISKLPNLVLRGLMAIPAPSDDVNQQRQSFAAVRECFVGIKAKHSNDVGYDFFDTLSMGMSDDLEAAVAEGSTMVRIGSAIFGKRDKIKT, encoded by the coding sequence ATGAGTCAAGTCACCACTAAGCTCATGATGGTCAGGCAGCGACTGGAGTTGGCAGCTTTGGCAGCCAAACGTGAGCCCGAAGACATACAACTACTTGCTGTGAGCAAAACCTTTCCTGCCATAGCAGTTGAGGAGGCTATGCATGCTGGGCAAACTGCCTTTGGTGAAAATTATGTCCAAGAAGGTGTTGACAAAATTCAGCAGCTATCCAAATTGCGCCCTTGGCTAGAGTGGCATTTTATTGGTCCACTACAAAGCAATAAGACACGTGATGTTGCAGAATACTTTGACTGGGTACACAGTATTGATCGCCTCAAAATTGCAGAACGTCTTTCTAGTCAACGTGGTGAATTTTCTAACTTAGGCCCATTGCAAGTTTGCGTTCAAATTAACGTCAGCGAAGAAGATAGTAAAAGTGGTATTCCTCTCGAAGAAGTTGACGCTCTTTGTGATGCGATTTCCAAATTACCAAATTTAGTTCTTCGTGGACTCATGGCCATCCCTGCGCCCAGCGACGATGTCAACCAACAACGTCAATCCTTTGCAGCCGTTCGAGAGTGCTTTGTTGGGATTAAGGCAAAGCATAGTAATGATGTTGGGTATGATTTCTTTGATACGCTATCCATGGGGATGTCTGATGATCTGGAGGCTGCAGTCGCTGAAGGTAGCACCATGGTACGTATAGGTAGCGCCATTTTTGGGAAGCGCGATAAGATCAAGACATGA
- the proC gene encoding pyrroline-5-carboxylate reductase, with protein sequence MSTQQINQNAHITFIGGGNMGRALISGLLNNGFETNQLSVVEANASTGLQLHQDFGVRIISALDQITFDFSKNNVVVMAIKPQDFNVVAKSLSVKLKHATAPGPLILSIAAGIRLKDMSRWLDHERCVRAMPNTPALIGKGITGLFADAAVNIADRALAETICNAVGQAVWVHEEKLMDAVTAVSGSGPAYVFAFLEAMQSSGEKLGLDSDTARKLAYATLEGATQLAHNSDEHAGVLRERVTSKGGTTAAALDMLKQLDWHGALEKAIDAANQRGKAMGDELGKTQ encoded by the coding sequence ATGAGTACACAACAAATAAACCAAAACGCCCACATCACCTTTATTGGCGGGGGTAATATGGGCCGCGCTTTAATTAGTGGCTTACTAAACAATGGTTTTGAGACCAATCAACTTTCTGTAGTCGAGGCCAATGCTAGTACTGGCTTGCAATTGCATCAAGATTTTGGTGTGCGGATCATTAGCGCTTTGGATCAAATTACTTTTGACTTCTCTAAAAACAACGTTGTAGTAATGGCAATTAAGCCCCAAGACTTCAATGTGGTAGCCAAGTCTTTAAGTGTAAAACTCAAACATGCGACAGCACCAGGTCCACTCATTCTCAGTATTGCTGCTGGCATTCGTCTCAAAGACATGAGTCGCTGGCTTGATCATGAGCGTTGTGTGCGTGCGATGCCTAATACCCCAGCATTAATTGGTAAAGGCATTACTGGACTATTCGCCGATGCTGCCGTCAATATTGCCGACCGTGCCCTAGCGGAAACTATTTGCAATGCAGTAGGTCAAGCAGTCTGGGTGCATGAAGAAAAACTCATGGATGCAGTAACCGCCGTTTCTGGAAGTGGTCCTGCCTATGTTTTTGCTTTCTTAGAAGCCATGCAATCGAGCGGGGAGAAACTTGGACTGGACTCGGATACCGCTCGCAAACTTGCTTACGCCACTTTAGAGGGCGCTACACAATTAGCCCATAACTCAGATGAGCATGCGGGTGTTCTGCGTGAACGAGTCACTTCCAAGGGTGGAACTACTGCTGCCGCACTAGATATGCTCAAGCAACTCGATTGGCATGGTGCACTTGAAAAAGCAATTGACGCGGCTAATCAACGTGGCAAGGCCATGGGTGATGAGTTAGGTAAGACCCAATAG
- the ubiA gene encoding 4-hydroxybenzoate octaprenyltransferase, with amino-acid sequence MRDRIIAYAYLIRLDKPIGTLLLLWPTLWALWLASGGFPEWHLLIIFTLGTFLMRSAGCAVNDYADQDFDRHVLRTKERPITSGKISGKEALAVAATLALIAFLLIQPLNALTQELSFFALALAIIYPFTKRFFAIPQAVLGIAFGFGIPMAYAAVLGFIPMEAWVLFVGNIFWAIAYDTAYAMVDRDDDLRLGLRTSAITFGRFDVLAIALSYGMLFLSQIWVAQLANLNNYFWMGWCLAIACAAYHLKLISTRKREDCFKAFRHNNWLGGFLFLGILLGLT; translated from the coding sequence ATGCGCGATCGTATTATTGCTTACGCTTACCTGATCCGTCTGGATAAACCAATCGGAACGCTACTTCTATTATGGCCAACTTTGTGGGCACTTTGGTTGGCAAGTGGCGGTTTTCCTGAATGGCATCTGTTGATTATTTTTACCTTAGGCACATTTTTAATGCGTAGTGCCGGGTGTGCTGTGAATGATTATGCGGATCAAGATTTTGATCGTCATGTATTGAGAACCAAAGAGCGCCCTATTACAAGTGGAAAAATTTCTGGAAAAGAAGCATTAGCCGTAGCGGCCACTTTGGCATTGATAGCATTCTTACTCATTCAACCCCTGAATGCTTTAACTCAAGAGCTCTCTTTTTTTGCCTTAGCGCTTGCGATTATTTATCCTTTTACCAAACGTTTTTTTGCTATTCCGCAAGCAGTCCTTGGTATTGCCTTTGGTTTTGGAATTCCGATGGCTTATGCCGCTGTATTGGGTTTCATTCCAATGGAAGCTTGGGTTTTGTTTGTTGGCAATATCTTCTGGGCGATTGCTTACGATACAGCTTATGCCATGGTTGATCGTGATGATGATTTACGTTTGGGTTTGCGCACCTCGGCCATTACCTTTGGTCGGTTTGATGTTTTAGCGATTGCTCTGAGTTACGGCATGCTATTTCTGAGTCAGATTTGGGTTGCTCAACTAGCAAACCTGAATAATTACTTTTGGATGGGTTGGTGCCTCGCTATAGCTTGCGCTGCGTATCATCTGAAATTGATATCTACTCGCAAGCGGGAGGATTGCTTCAAAGCCTTTAGGCACAACAATTGGTTGGGTGGATTCTTATTTTTGGGAATCCTATTGGGTCTTACCTAA
- the recG gene encoding ATP-dependent DNA helicase RecG yields MTTKRPPTALEKMGLNSPMALALHLPSRYEDETELFTIEEALGLGRFHSIQTQGVVIRNQVTFRPRRQLLVTIEDDTASLQLRFLNFYPSQQKQMAVGSHIRVRGEIREGYQGAEIVHPTVRAVIPEAPLPESLTPVYPASAGISQTMIRKAVLKALQDASLKESLAEFLPTKLMAEILPTNDWPQLQDAITYLHQPPADADTQSLLERTHPAWRRVQFEELLAQQISLKRAHAIRRERRAPSFSKDQQAINEIKKNASIEESLLKVLPFELTGAQARVWSEIGSDLSNTFPMNRLLQGDVGSGKTVIAALAAARAMDHGYQAAIMAPTEILAEQHYLKMQEWFEPVGVKIAWLSGSLKAKEKRLAQEMIESGEAQLMIGTHALIQDRVSFAKLGLAVIDEQHRFGVRQRLEIQQRVGSELFYCHQLMMSATPIPRTLAMTYYADLDVSVIDELPPGRKPIATKVVKAARRDEVISGLHDWLVKGLQAYWVCPLIEESEVLQLQTAVESFEQLMQALPTFKVGLVHGRLKSEEKAAVMAAFKANQIQLLVATTVIEVGVDVPNAALMVIEHAERFGYAQIHQLRGRVGRGSADSVCILMYAEPLSMAAKERLQTLRETADGFVIAERDLSLRGPGELLGAKQSGDAMLRFVDIQRDAWLIELAQTAAERLLAEHGDLVERHLERWLGSRTEFLKA; encoded by the coding sequence ATGACGACTAAGCGACCGCCAACTGCACTCGAAAAGATGGGTTTAAACAGCCCTATGGCACTTGCTTTGCACCTGCCATCTCGTTACGAGGATGAGACAGAGCTCTTCACCATTGAGGAAGCTTTGGGCTTGGGGAGATTTCATTCGATTCAGACTCAGGGCGTCGTGATTCGTAATCAGGTGACGTTTCGCCCCAGAAGACAGCTATTGGTCACGATCGAGGACGATACTGCTTCGCTGCAACTCCGTTTCCTCAATTTCTATCCAAGCCAGCAAAAGCAAATGGCAGTCGGAAGTCATATCCGAGTGCGGGGCGAAATTCGAGAGGGCTATCAAGGTGCAGAGATAGTTCACCCTACTGTTCGTGCAGTTATTCCAGAGGCACCGTTACCTGAGAGCTTGACCCCTGTCTATCCAGCAAGTGCTGGTATCTCGCAAACCATGATTCGTAAGGCAGTGCTGAAAGCTTTGCAGGATGCTAGCCTCAAAGAGAGTTTGGCGGAATTTTTACCCACCAAGCTAATGGCAGAAATTCTGCCAACAAATGATTGGCCACAGCTACAAGATGCTATTACCTATTTGCATCAACCACCTGCTGACGCTGACACCCAATCACTTTTAGAGCGCACTCACCCTGCTTGGCGGCGTGTACAGTTTGAAGAATTACTCGCCCAGCAGATTTCTTTAAAGCGTGCGCATGCCATTCGTAGAGAAAGGCGAGCTCCTAGCTTTTCCAAGGATCAGCAAGCAATTAATGAAATCAAAAAAAATGCCAGCATTGAGGAAAGCTTACTCAAAGTTTTGCCCTTCGAGCTAACTGGTGCCCAAGCTCGTGTCTGGTCAGAGATCGGATCCGATCTATCAAATACCTTTCCAATGAATCGCTTGCTACAAGGTGATGTGGGTAGCGGGAAAACAGTGATTGCAGCATTGGCTGCTGCGCGTGCTATGGATCATGGTTATCAAGCTGCCATCATGGCGCCGACAGAAATTCTGGCAGAACAACACTATCTCAAAATGCAGGAGTGGTTTGAGCCTGTAGGGGTAAAAATTGCATGGCTCTCTGGCAGCTTGAAAGCTAAGGAAAAACGACTCGCACAAGAAATGATTGAGAGTGGTGAGGCTCAACTCATGATTGGCACACATGCACTCATTCAGGATAGGGTCAGTTTTGCGAAGTTGGGTTTAGCAGTCATTGATGAGCAACATCGATTTGGTGTAAGACAGCGTTTAGAGATTCAGCAGCGGGTTGGCTCTGAACTTTTTTATTGCCATCAGCTCATGATGTCAGCGACTCCTATCCCACGTACCTTAGCGATGACCTATTACGCCGATCTGGATGTTTCTGTAATTGATGAATTGCCTCCCGGCAGAAAACCGATCGCTACTAAGGTAGTCAAGGCAGCTCGTAGAGATGAGGTGATTAGCGGTCTGCATGATTGGCTGGTAAAAGGGTTGCAAGCCTATTGGGTTTGTCCTTTGATTGAAGAGTCAGAAGTATTGCAGTTGCAAACAGCAGTTGAGAGTTTTGAGCAACTCATGCAAGCATTGCCAACTTTCAAAGTTGGTCTGGTGCATGGCCGTTTAAAGAGTGAAGAGAAAGCTGCGGTGATGGCCGCATTTAAGGCTAATCAGATTCAATTACTAGTAGCAACTACTGTGATTGAGGTGGGCGTGGATGTACCAAATGCAGCGCTGATGGTGATCGAGCATGCTGAACGTTTTGGCTATGCACAGATTCATCAGTTGCGTGGACGTGTTGGGCGCGGTTCTGCTGATTCAGTCTGTATCTTGATGTATGCGGAGCCACTATCCATGGCTGCTAAAGAGCGCCTACAAACTTTACGAGAAACGGCAGACGGATTCGTAATAGCAGAGCGCGACTTATCGCTTCGTGGCCCAGGTGAATTATTGGGAGCCAAGCAGTCTGGGGATGCGATGTTGCGATTTGTCGACATTCAGCGAGATGCATGGCTCATTGAGTTGGCTCAGACGGCAGCAGAGCGTCTTTTAGCTGAGCATGGCGACTTGGTGGAAAGACATCTTGAGCGTTGGCTTGGCTCTCGCACTGAATTTCTAAAAGCTTGA
- the queA gene encoding tRNA preQ1(34) S-adenosylmethionine ribosyltransferase-isomerase QueA, producing the protein MQLSDFNYDLPPELIAQHPLANRTDSRLLELNIEGGNVAQLLDRQFPDILKLIKPGDLLVFNDTKVIPARLHGKKETGGNVELLIERISGDKQAWVQIRASKAPKTGSIVHVHNQAGETFPVEMIGYDGRFYEVRFPENVFDLLERFGELPLPPYIEHQPDQEDANRYQTVVAKNPGAVAAPTAGLHFDEAILQQLSELGVKQAAVTLHVGAGTFTPVREEDLTKHKMHYEWFSIPVETLAAITATQQSGGRVIAVGTTSLRALESQAQTQQASGETNLFITPGYTFKTVDCLLTNFHLPKSTLLMLVSAFAGVDNIRNAYQHAIQNQYRFFSYGDAMFLSRLN; encoded by the coding sequence ATGCAACTTTCCGACTTCAATTACGACCTTCCGCCCGAACTGATTGCCCAGCACCCGCTAGCAAATAGAACGGATAGCCGCCTCTTAGAGCTGAATATAGAGGGGGGTAATGTCGCCCAATTGCTTGATAGGCAGTTCCCAGACATCCTTAAGCTGATCAAACCCGGCGATTTACTAGTCTTTAATGACACCAAAGTGATTCCTGCTCGCCTACATGGCAAAAAGGAGACGGGCGGCAATGTTGAGCTCCTGATTGAACGCATCAGCGGAGATAAACAAGCTTGGGTACAAATCAGAGCCTCCAAGGCCCCTAAAACTGGCAGCATTGTTCATGTGCACAATCAGGCTGGTGAAACTTTCCCCGTTGAAATGATTGGCTATGACGGCCGATTCTATGAAGTTCGCTTTCCCGAGAATGTATTTGATTTACTAGAGCGCTTCGGTGAATTACCCCTGCCACCCTACATTGAGCATCAGCCAGATCAAGAGGATGCCAATCGTTATCAAACTGTCGTTGCCAAGAATCCTGGTGCTGTAGCAGCTCCTACAGCAGGCTTACACTTTGATGAAGCCATCCTTCAGCAACTGAGCGAGCTCGGCGTTAAACAGGCCGCTGTCACTCTACATGTGGGCGCAGGCACTTTCACACCAGTTCGCGAAGAAGATCTTACTAAACACAAGATGCATTACGAGTGGTTTTCAATTCCTGTAGAAACGCTTGCAGCAATTACGGCTACCCAGCAGTCGGGCGGTAGAGTCATTGCAGTGGGGACGACGAGCCTGCGTGCCCTAGAGAGTCAGGCCCAAACCCAGCAGGCTAGTGGAGAAACGAATTTATTTATTACGCCTGGTTACACATTCAAAACGGTAGACTGCCTACTGACTAACTTTCATCTACCAAAATCAACCCTACTGATGTTGGTGAGTGCCTTTGCTGGTGTAGACAATATCCGCAATGCCTATCAACATGCCATTCAGAATCAATATCGCTTTTTTAGCTACGGCGATGCGATGTTCTTAAGCCGTCTTAACTAA
- the tgt gene encoding tRNA guanosine(34) transglycosylase Tgt, with translation MTKPVHFNILARDSASPARLGQLDLPHGSVQTPIFMPVGTYGTVKAMTPRDLHEAKAQIILGNTFHLWLRPGLDVVKKHGGLHRFMGWDKPILTDSGGFQVFSLGALRKISEEGVTFASPINGDKLFMSPEVSMEIQAVLNSDIAMQFDECTPYEIKGQATSEKTARASLEMSLRWGDRSLRRFRELETGNGLFGIVQGGMFENLREFSLDAVSQQGFDGIAIGGLSVGEPKPEFERILNFTAPKLPEHMPHYLMGVGTPEDLMLGVSLGIDMFDCVMPTRNARNGWLFTRFGDLKLRNSGYKDDDRPVDPSCACYTCKNFTRSYLNHLQKANEILGSQLNTIHNLSYYLQLMEEVRESLAKDRFSAYREEFHRNRQRGVEPGQD, from the coding sequence ATGACAAAACCTGTTCACTTTAATATCCTCGCGCGTGACTCTGCTAGCCCTGCACGCCTTGGTCAGCTTGACCTTCCTCACGGCAGCGTTCAAACACCAATCTTTATGCCGGTGGGCACTTATGGCACCGTAAAGGCGATGACCCCACGGGATCTGCATGAGGCTAAAGCCCAAATTATCTTAGGCAATACCTTTCATTTGTGGCTGCGGCCTGGTTTAGATGTTGTGAAGAAGCATGGTGGCTTACACCGCTTCATGGGCTGGGATAAGCCGATTCTGACTGATTCTGGTGGCTTTCAGGTCTTTAGCTTAGGAGCACTGAGAAAAATTTCTGAAGAAGGGGTTACATTTGCGTCCCCGATCAATGGCGATAAGTTATTTATGTCACCAGAAGTGTCTATGGAAATTCAGGCGGTACTGAATAGCGATATTGCGATGCAGTTTGATGAATGCACCCCTTACGAAATCAAGGGGCAGGCAACCTCAGAAAAAACTGCGCGCGCCTCATTGGAAATGTCGCTGCGCTGGGGTGATCGCTCCCTAAGACGCTTTCGCGAACTCGAGACTGGCAATGGCCTTTTTGGCATCGTCCAAGGCGGCATGTTTGAAAACCTCCGTGAATTCTCCCTAGATGCCGTCAGTCAGCAGGGCTTTGATGGGATCGCAATTGGCGGTCTCTCCGTTGGGGAGCCAAAGCCTGAGTTTGAGCGCATTCTTAATTTCACAGCCCCTAAGTTGCCAGAGCACATGCCCCATTACCTTATGGGGGTTGGAACACCTGAAGACTTGATGCTAGGCGTCAGTCTCGGCATTGATATGTTTGACTGCGTCATGCCGACTCGTAATGCCCGTAATGGCTGGCTCTTTACCCGCTTTGGTGACCTCAAGCTTCGTAACTCAGGGTACAAGGATGATGATCGCCCTGTCGACCCTAGCTGTGCTTGTTATACCTGTAAAAACTTCACCAGGTCCTATTTAAATCACCTCCAAAAGGCGAATGAGATTCTGGGGTCGCAGCTTAATACCATCCACAACCTCTCTTATTACCTACAGCTAATGGAAGAGGTTCGAGAATCTTTAGCTAAAGACCGATTTAGTGCCTATCGAGAGGAATTTCATCGGAATCGCCAACGCGGCGTGGAACCCGGACAGGATTAA
- the yajC gene encoding preprotein translocase subunit YajC codes for MWISNAFAQAPAAGADSGGLMSFLPLLLMFAVLYFIMIRPQMKRQKETKAMLESLSVGDEVVTVGGIMGKVTALKDQVVTVEIASGTEVQMQKGAITTVLPKGSMKSA; via the coding sequence ATGTGGATTAGTAACGCTTTTGCCCAGGCTCCAGCCGCGGGCGCAGATTCTGGTGGCTTGATGAGCTTTCTTCCCTTGCTGTTGATGTTTGCAGTGTTGTACTTCATCATGATTCGCCCACAAATGAAGCGTCAAAAAGAAACTAAAGCAATGCTGGAGTCTCTTTCTGTTGGCGACGAGGTAGTGACTGTTGGCGGCATCATGGGCAAAGTAACTGCATTAAAAGACCAAGTGGTGACTGTTGAAATTGCTAGTGGCACTGAAGTGCAAATGCAAAAAGGCGCCATCACAACAGTACTGCCAAAAGGCTCAATGAAGTCTGCTTAA
- the secD gene encoding protein translocase subunit SecD, with the protein MNRYPLWKYIVILSALLIGGLYSLPNFFGEAPAVQVSSAKPTIKVDLATQSRVEKILTDDNISNTGIFFESTGSVGSIKIRFNNTDIQLRARDLLQQKLNIDQNEPNFTVALNLLSNTPSWLNALNALPMPLGLDLRGGVYFLLQVDMKGAVQKKVTSLATDIRSQLRDKSIRQQGIERGQDSITLTFGSTEDAEKARTVLMTSQPDLIWQVKPTGLSPKLVGEFKPTALKEIQDNAVKQNIVTLNKRVNELAVKEPVIQQQGAERIVVQLPGVQDTARAKDIIGRTATLESRLADPIVSTIAIGETPPPGMDVFRFGETRQGVFKKSVIFSGDRITDASAGFDQNQRPAVNISLDAAGGRVMQEVTRENIGKPMGMILFEKGKGEVLTIATIQGEFGSKFQITGQPTTESANDLALLLRAGSLAAPMEIIEERTIGPSLGAENIEKGFKSLIMGFAAISIFMIAYYLLFGTFSVVALAVNLLLLISVLSMLQATLTLPGIAAMALALGMAIDSNVLINERIREELRNGAAPQTAIAVGFDKAWATILDSNVTTLIAGLALLAFGSGPIKGFAVVHCLGILTSMFSAVFFSRGLVNLWYGRGKKVQKLAIGQVWRSQEK; encoded by the coding sequence ATGAATCGCTACCCTCTCTGGAAATACATAGTCATCCTCTCTGCCTTATTGATTGGAGGGCTATATTCATTACCCAATTTCTTCGGAGAGGCGCCAGCGGTTCAAGTCTCGTCCGCCAAGCCAACCATCAAGGTTGATTTGGCGACACAGTCTCGAGTAGAAAAGATTTTGACTGATGACAACATCAGTAACACTGGCATCTTCTTTGAATCTACAGGTAGTGTAGGTTCAATCAAAATTCGTTTTAACAATACCGACATCCAACTTCGTGCCCGCGACTTGCTGCAACAGAAATTGAACATCGATCAAAACGAACCTAATTTCACCGTGGCATTAAACCTACTCTCCAACACACCGAGCTGGTTAAACGCACTCAATGCTTTACCAATGCCTCTTGGCCTTGACTTGCGTGGTGGCGTGTACTTCTTACTACAAGTGGATATGAAAGGCGCCGTTCAAAAGAAGGTTACTTCTTTGGCAACAGATATTCGTAGTCAGCTGCGTGACAAATCCATTCGCCAGCAAGGTATAGAGCGTGGCCAAGACTCCATCACCCTAACATTTGGCAGCACCGAAGATGCTGAGAAGGCGCGCACCGTCTTGATGACGAGTCAGCCTGATCTGATCTGGCAAGTTAAGCCTACCGGCCTGTCTCCAAAACTGGTTGGCGAATTTAAACCGACCGCCCTGAAAGAAATTCAAGATAACGCAGTAAAACAAAATATCGTCACGCTCAATAAGCGCGTCAATGAGTTAGCCGTGAAAGAGCCAGTCATTCAACAACAAGGTGCTGAGCGAATTGTTGTGCAGCTTCCAGGCGTGCAAGATACTGCGCGCGCTAAGGACATCATTGGTCGTACCGCAACTCTGGAGTCTAGGTTAGCCGACCCAATCGTTTCAACTATCGCCATTGGTGAGACTCCACCTCCAGGCATGGATGTATTCCGCTTTGGCGAAACTCGCCAAGGTGTATTCAAAAAATCGGTCATCTTTAGTGGTGATCGCATTACCGATGCAAGTGCCGGCTTTGATCAAAACCAACGACCTGCGGTAAATATCTCTTTGGATGCTGCTGGTGGGCGTGTGATGCAAGAAGTGACCCGTGAAAACATCGGCAAACCGATGGGCATGATCTTGTTTGAAAAAGGTAAAGGTGAGGTCCTCACGATTGCCACGATTCAAGGTGAGTTTGGCTCTAAGTTTCAAATTACTGGCCAACCAACTACCGAGAGTGCAAATGACTTGGCGCTCTTGTTACGCGCAGGCTCATTAGCAGCGCCGATGGAAATCATTGAAGAGCGCACGATTGGACCAAGCTTAGGTGCAGAAAATATTGAGAAGGGCTTTAAATCTCTCATCATGGGTTTTGCTGCAATCTCGATTTTCATGATTGCCTACTACCTCTTGTTTGGCACATTCTCAGTAGTGGCTCTAGCAGTCAACTTGTTACTCTTGATCTCGGTGTTGTCAATGCTACAAGCCACCCTAACATTGCCAGGTATTGCTGCAATGGCCTTGGCACTGGGTATGGCTATTGACTCCAATGTGTTGATCAACGAACGTATTCGTGAGGAGCTGCGTAACGGCGCCGCGCCGCAAACAGCAATTGCTGTTGGCTTTGACAAAGCTTGGGCAACAATCTTGGATTCAAACGTCACCACCTTAATTGCTGGTCTTGCATTACTCGCATTTGGCTCTGGTCCAATTAAAGGCTTTGCAGTAGTGCATTGCCTTGGTATTTTGACTTCTATGTTTTCAGCAGTCTTTTTCTCACGTGGCCTAGTTAACCTCTGGTATGGCAGAGGAAAAAAAGTCCAGAAACTCGCTATCGGCCAAGTTTGGCGCTCACAGGAGAAATAA